One segment of Fusarium oxysporum f. sp. lycopersici 4287 chromosome 15, whole genome shotgun sequence DNA contains the following:
- a CDS encoding hypothetical protein (At least one base has a quality score < 10), whose protein sequence is MDIEQLSSQAANVYDDNSFIRVDHSRREQPTDNTCRPVNNPVPDRGYNFEPSTVYLNPTQAVVVALVNLLPEARYHVFLDNLFSSSNLFRRLRQLGHGAKGTARRNCGLYRLLVKLKAGDNTAAGSIPFNCLKAIPTADNLVNQIAWKVNALALFLSTVFTGNERVDRIRKRPTTDQPAAWPMQEFFGEEPVKVVSIPSIAATYNDEMNAVDRGDQMRAYWGPDRRVRRGGWRALAWDFLLEIALINSFILQQRGNPRWKPEKSQAEWRQRLVNDLVAEYEPSSPVIYIAQ, encoded by the exons ATGGATATCGAACAACTCTCTAGCCAAGCAGCCAACGTGTATGATGACAATAGCTTCATTCGAGTCGACCATAGCCGCCGTGAGCAGCCGACGGATAACACATGCCGGCCAGTCAATAACCCAGTTCCTGACCGTGGCTACAACTTCGAGCCC AGTACTGTTTACCTAAACCCGACCCAAGCTGTGGTTGTCGCCCTAGTGAATCTGCTGCCGGAAGCCAGATACCACGTGTTTCTCGACAACCTATTCTCTTCGTCCAACCTATTCCGTCGGCTACGTCAGCTTGGGCACGGAGCCAAGGGCACAGCCCGCCGGAACTGTGGTCTTTACAGGCTGCTCGTCAAGCTCAAAGCTGGTGATAATACTGCTGCTGGTAGTATTCCTTTTAACTGCCTTAAAGCAATCCCAACAGCCGATAACCTA GTCAACCAGATCGCTTGGAAAGTCAATGCCCTTGCGTTGTTCTTATCCACCGTATTTACAGGCAATGAACGGGTTGACCGTATAAGGAAACGACCAACAACAGACCAACCTGCAGCATGGCCAATGCAGGAGTTTTTCGGTGAGGAGCCAGTCAAAGTGGTTTCAATTCCGTCTATCGCTGCTACTTACAACGACGAAATGAATGCCGTGGATCGAGGCGATCAAATGCGAGCCTACTGGGGCCCTGATCGCCGTGTTCGTCGGGGCGGCTGGAGGGCCCTAGCTTGGGACTTCCTGCTAGAAATAGCCCTgatcaacagcttcattcTGCAGCAACGAGGAAACCCACGGTGGAAGCCGGAGAAGTCTCAAGCGGAGTGGCGGCAGCGTCTTGTTAATGACCTTGTTGCAGAGTATGAGCCTAGTAGTCCTGTTatttatattgcgcagtag
- a CDS encoding hypothetical protein (At least one base has a quality score < 10) produces the protein MSLPKPPTSLDDSCSVIYENTLYSFTPEAFLSLPLEEGAKWKKLEMGEKVSGAVCVGATPDDTAQAGLFVVGGTSGSDGYTGLQKYTYSTGKWTTITPSELITKDRLWHGSTYIKASDAILIYAGSRGGVAASSGETFTIQASEPYSVNSYGPGSSPGVKPILLNWSDVDACWVGGNTRNIAIALFNPTTGWRESGATLAEPLPKDSSSVQAIVMPGDDGSKSLYTFDLSQSPNQVRRFVLQDASGAPLSNSAAIANEKRELSLDDWPEYNSTLAPTATRQNFAIAQGADGKVVFSGGNSEDPLAIFDATKNSWVDATQVFDAENQKVLSDSTLTSSTFSTTETASSAKSTKSIYPQTRSSTSNSEISSTSATSTALSTGSSTASLTISEASVSATAGAAAGNSDDDFGISSNVILGIILGSILGFLALLGLLLLLLARRRKARRNGMEASSTRHFGNGSRQLLSRGQTRGHNATLSQESYSSMAILIDRTGKKKTSLTWKPTNETTRSSGSSLHKQIKATISKPILQEMPYPALQGYDTRGVGFDVTVAEHRPHAWPMEAQDGMRRSSGWNHYWSGGSALQILGFGGSKRTTAGSEQSSRYSEAMHHRFARATQDSSALPSLIFDFYPEINRVNSGSRVLAECSKIPFKGGVAGKLERTPSRTSSSGYSSGIPKSVNEAWDHTLSPKPWSPDRAPKVDCNPNSNFGAPLSPSVPGP, from the coding sequence ATGAGTTTGCCCAAGCCGCCAACGTCGCTGGACGACTCGTGCTCCGTCATCTACGAGAACACCCTTTACTCCTTCACGCCTGAGGCCTTCTTGTCCCTGCCTTTAGAGGAAGGTGCAAAATGGAAGAAGCTAGAGATGGGAGAGAAGGTTTCGGGGGCCGTCTGTGTTGGGGCGACCCCCGATGATACCGCACAAGCTGGCCTCTTTGTCGTCGGTGGAACCAGCGGCTCGGATGGCTACACTGGGCTGCAAAAGTACACCTACTCGACGGGCAAGTGGACTACCATCACCCCCTCCGAGTTGATCACGAAGGATCGCCTGTGGCATGGCTCGACGTACATCAAGGCCAGTGATGCCATCCTTATCTACGCTGGTAGCCGAGGCGGAGTCGCAGCCTCCTCGGGCGAAACTTTCACCATCCAGGCATCCGAGCCCTATAGTGTTAACTCCTATGGCCCTGGTTCTAGCCCCGGCGTCAAGCCTATTCTTCTCAACTGGTCTGATGTCGATGCTTGCTGGGTCGGCGGCAACACTAGAAATATCGCCATTGCCTTGTTCAACCCGACTACAGGCTGGAGGGAATCGGGAGCCACCTTGGCAGAACCCCTACCGAAGGACTCGAGTTCCGTTCAGGCGATTGTGATGCCAGGGGATGATGGCTCCAAGAGCCTCTACACTTTTGATCTCTCACAATCCCCCAACCAGGTCCGCCGGTTCGTTCTCCAGGACGCTTCTGGCGCGCCCCTTTCCAACTCGGCCGCCATCGCAAATGAAAAGCGCGAGTTGTCCCTGGACGATTGGCCAGAGTACAACTCGACGCTTGCACCAACCGCTACGCGGCAGAATTTTGCCATTGCCCAAGGCGCAGACGGCAAAGTTGTCTTCTCTGGTGGGAACTCCGAAGACCCTCTTGCCATATTCGATGCTACCAAGAACTCGTGGGTCGATGCCACCCAGGTATTCGATGCCGAGAACCAAAAGGTTCTGTCCGACAGCACGTTGACCTCTTCGACTTTCTCAACTACCGAAACAGCTAGCTCGGCCAAGTCGACCAAGTCAATTTATCCCCAGACGAGGTCGTCAACCTCAAACTCGGAGATCTCATCGACCTCTGCGACCTCGACTGCCTTGTCGACAGGCAGCTCAACCGCTTCTCTGACAATATCCGAGGCCAGCGTCTCGGCCACGGCAGGTGCGGCCGCTGGCAACAGTGACGACGATTTCGGTATCAGCTCCAATGTCATCCTGGGTATCATACTTGGATCGATCCTCGGATTCTTGGCCTTGCTTGGtctgctgttgttgctctTGGCGCGGCGACGCAAGGCCAGGAGAAACGGTATGGAGGCTAGCAGCACCAGGCACTTTGGCAACGGCTCACGCCAGCTACTCTCGCGCGGTCAAACCCGTGGTCACAACGCCACGCTGTCTCAGGAATCCTACTCATCCATGGCTATTTTGATAGATCGCACTGGGAAGAAAAAGACCAGTCTAACCTGGAAGCCTACCAACGAGACGACTCGAAGCTCCGGCAGCTCTTTGCACaagcagatcaaggccaCCATTAGCAAGCCGATTCTGCAGGAGATGCCGTACCCTGCACTGCAGGGCTACGACACCAGGGGCGTTGGTTTCGACGTAACCGTCGCAGAGCACCGACCCCATGCATGGCCCATGGAAGCCCAGGACGGCATGCGGAGGAGCTCTGGCTGGAACCATTACTGGTCCGGCGGCAGCGCATTGCAGATCCTCGGCTTCGGTGGATCCAAGAGGACAACCGCTGGGTCCGAACAGAGCTCCCGCTACTCTGAGGCCATGCACCATCGTTTCGCGAGGGCAACGCAGGACTCGTCAGCTCTACCATCGCTGATCTTTGACTTCTACCCCGAGATAAATCGGGTCAATTCCGGCAGCCGTGTTCTGGCCGAGTGCAGCAAGATTCCATTCAAGGGTGGAGTAGCCGGCAAGCTTGAACGCACCCCCTCGAGGACGTCATCATCGGGTTACTCCAGTGGCATCCCGAAGAGCGTCAATGAAGCCTGGGACCATACCCTTAGCCCGAAGCCCTGGAGTCCTGACCGTGCGCCCAAAGTCGACTGCAACCCAAACTCCAACTTCGGAGCGCCACTGTCTCCAAGCGTCCCGGGCCCGTAG